From the Primulina tabacum isolate GXHZ01 chromosome 3, ASM2559414v2, whole genome shotgun sequence genome, one window contains:
- the LOC142539762 gene encoding uncharacterized protein LOC142539762 isoform X2 — protein MEIDFMGLYSQNPAPGPVQNSYELDEFVDSGIGNGEGNVSLSLCTSSPMEEKAVFRDFPRKKIGKSPAENMTMLRNSACNYDRENAQPRERSCQSFVGKQVIGHSGFLYNREDGLSISRNKFERPLSFPASSTIFCPTDAPIFFHAQKADRKIYAIGDASSDDTRKSKGYTPTVAMARKATLARFLEKRSHRLNQQIKPHLMGRSLNWPEACDTTFTKCNKKIKTSMQHEVLM, from the exons ATGGAGATAGATTTTATGGGCCTGTATTCCCAGAATCCAGCTCCCGGGCCGGTGCAGAACAGTTACGAGCTCGATGAGTTCGTGGATTCAg GTATAGGAAATGGGGAAGGTAATGTGTCCTTGTCTCTTTGTACCAGTTCTCCCATGGAAGAAAAAGCAGTGTTCCGAGATTTTCCACGG AAAAAGATAGGGAAGTCTCCTGCAGAAAATATGACAATGTTGCGGAATTCGGCTTGTAACTACGACAGGGAAAATGCTCAACCAAGAGAACGATCTTGTCAATCCTTTGTTGGGAAGCAGGTCATCGGTCACTCGGGTTTTCTATATAATCGCGAAGATGGATTATCGATTTCAAG GAACAAATTTGAGCGCCCACTCTCGTTCCCAGCTTCATCAACCATATTCTGTCCCACAGATGCACCCATTTTTTTTCATGCACAAAAG GCTGATAGAAAAATTTATGCTATTGGGGATGCATCTTCCGATGATACCCGAAAGTCCAAAG GTTATACCCCAACAGTGGCTATGGCCCGGAAAGCGACATTGGCCAGATTCCTGGAGAAGCGGTCGCACCG ATTAAACCAACAAATAAAACCCCATCTAATGGGAAGGTCGTTGAATTGGCCTGAAGCCTGCGATACTACCTTTACAAAATGCAACAAGAAGATAAAAACCAGCATGCAGCATGAGGTCTTGATGTGA
- the LOC142539762 gene encoding uncharacterized protein LOC142539762 isoform X4, with product MEIDFMGLYSQNPAPGPVQNSYELDEFVDSGIGNGEGNVSLSLCTSSPMEEKAVFRDFPRKKIGKSPAENMTMLRNSACNYDRENAQPRERSCQSFVGKQVIGHSGFLYNREDGLSISRLIEKFMLLGMHLPMIPESPKVVIPQQWLWPGKRHWPDSWRSGRTD from the exons ATGGAGATAGATTTTATGGGCCTGTATTCCCAGAATCCAGCTCCCGGGCCGGTGCAGAACAGTTACGAGCTCGATGAGTTCGTGGATTCAg GTATAGGAAATGGGGAAGGTAATGTGTCCTTGTCTCTTTGTACCAGTTCTCCCATGGAAGAAAAAGCAGTGTTCCGAGATTTTCCACGG AAAAAGATAGGGAAGTCTCCTGCAGAAAATATGACAATGTTGCGGAATTCGGCTTGTAACTACGACAGGGAAAATGCTCAACCAAGAGAACGATCTTGTCAATCCTTTGTTGGGAAGCAGGTCATCGGTCACTCGGGTTTTCTATATAATCGCGAAGATGGATTATCGATTTCAAG GCTGATAGAAAAATTTATGCTATTGGGGATGCATCTTCCGATGATACCCGAAAGTCCAAAGGTG GTTATACCCCAACAGTGGCTATGGCCCGGAAAGCGACATTGGCCAGATTCCTGGAGAAGCGGTCGCACCG ATTAA
- the LOC142539762 gene encoding uncharacterized protein LOC142539762 isoform X3, with amino-acid sequence MEIDFMGLYSQNPAPGPVQNSYELDEFVDSGNGEGNVSLSLCTSSPMEEKAVFRDFPRKKIGKSPAENMTMLRNSACNYDRENAQPRERSCQSFVGKQVIGHSGFLYNREDGLSISRNKFERPLSFPASSTIFCPTDAPIFFHAQKADRKIYAIGDASSDDTRKSKGGYTPTVAMARKATLARFLEKRSHRLNQQIKPHLMGRSLNWPEACDTTFTKCNKKIKTSMQHEVLM; translated from the exons ATGGAGATAGATTTTATGGGCCTGTATTCCCAGAATCCAGCTCCCGGGCCGGTGCAGAACAGTTACGAGCTCGATGAGTTCGTGGATTCAg GAAATGGGGAAGGTAATGTGTCCTTGTCTCTTTGTACCAGTTCTCCCATGGAAGAAAAAGCAGTGTTCCGAGATTTTCCACGG AAAAAGATAGGGAAGTCTCCTGCAGAAAATATGACAATGTTGCGGAATTCGGCTTGTAACTACGACAGGGAAAATGCTCAACCAAGAGAACGATCTTGTCAATCCTTTGTTGGGAAGCAGGTCATCGGTCACTCGGGTTTTCTATATAATCGCGAAGATGGATTATCGATTTCAAG GAACAAATTTGAGCGCCCACTCTCGTTCCCAGCTTCATCAACCATATTCTGTCCCACAGATGCACCCATTTTTTTTCATGCACAAAAG GCTGATAGAAAAATTTATGCTATTGGGGATGCATCTTCCGATGATACCCGAAAGTCCAAAGGTG GTTATACCCCAACAGTGGCTATGGCCCGGAAAGCGACATTGGCCAGATTCCTGGAGAAGCGGTCGCACCG ATTAAACCAACAAATAAAACCCCATCTAATGGGAAGGTCGTTGAATTGGCCTGAAGCCTGCGATACTACCTTTACAAAATGCAACAAGAAGATAAAAACCAGCATGCAGCATGAGGTCTTGATGTGA
- the LOC142539762 gene encoding uncharacterized protein LOC142539762 isoform X1, producing MEIDFMGLYSQNPAPGPVQNSYELDEFVDSGIGNGEGNVSLSLCTSSPMEEKAVFRDFPRKKIGKSPAENMTMLRNSACNYDRENAQPRERSCQSFVGKQVIGHSGFLYNREDGLSISRNKFERPLSFPASSTIFCPTDAPIFFHAQKADRKIYAIGDASSDDTRKSKGGYTPTVAMARKATLARFLEKRSHRLNQQIKPHLMGRSLNWPEACDTTFTKCNKKIKTSMQHEVLM from the exons ATGGAGATAGATTTTATGGGCCTGTATTCCCAGAATCCAGCTCCCGGGCCGGTGCAGAACAGTTACGAGCTCGATGAGTTCGTGGATTCAg GTATAGGAAATGGGGAAGGTAATGTGTCCTTGTCTCTTTGTACCAGTTCTCCCATGGAAGAAAAAGCAGTGTTCCGAGATTTTCCACGG AAAAAGATAGGGAAGTCTCCTGCAGAAAATATGACAATGTTGCGGAATTCGGCTTGTAACTACGACAGGGAAAATGCTCAACCAAGAGAACGATCTTGTCAATCCTTTGTTGGGAAGCAGGTCATCGGTCACTCGGGTTTTCTATATAATCGCGAAGATGGATTATCGATTTCAAG GAACAAATTTGAGCGCCCACTCTCGTTCCCAGCTTCATCAACCATATTCTGTCCCACAGATGCACCCATTTTTTTTCATGCACAAAAG GCTGATAGAAAAATTTATGCTATTGGGGATGCATCTTCCGATGATACCCGAAAGTCCAAAGGTG GTTATACCCCAACAGTGGCTATGGCCCGGAAAGCGACATTGGCCAGATTCCTGGAGAAGCGGTCGCACCG ATTAAACCAACAAATAAAACCCCATCTAATGGGAAGGTCGTTGAATTGGCCTGAAGCCTGCGATACTACCTTTACAAAATGCAACAAGAAGATAAAAACCAGCATGCAGCATGAGGTCTTGATGTGA
- the LOC142539762 gene encoding uncharacterized protein LOC142539762 isoform X5, giving the protein MEIDFMGLYSQNPAPGPVQNSYELDEFVDSGIGNGEGNVSLSLCTSSPMEEKAVFRDFPRKKIGKSPAENMTMLRNSACNYDRENAQPRERSCQSFVGKQVIGHSGFLYNREDGLSISRLIEKFMLLGMHLPMIPESPKVIPQQWLWPGKRHWPDSWRSGRTD; this is encoded by the exons ATGGAGATAGATTTTATGGGCCTGTATTCCCAGAATCCAGCTCCCGGGCCGGTGCAGAACAGTTACGAGCTCGATGAGTTCGTGGATTCAg GTATAGGAAATGGGGAAGGTAATGTGTCCTTGTCTCTTTGTACCAGTTCTCCCATGGAAGAAAAAGCAGTGTTCCGAGATTTTCCACGG AAAAAGATAGGGAAGTCTCCTGCAGAAAATATGACAATGTTGCGGAATTCGGCTTGTAACTACGACAGGGAAAATGCTCAACCAAGAGAACGATCTTGTCAATCCTTTGTTGGGAAGCAGGTCATCGGTCACTCGGGTTTTCTATATAATCGCGAAGATGGATTATCGATTTCAAG GCTGATAGAAAAATTTATGCTATTGGGGATGCATCTTCCGATGATACCCGAAAGTCCAAAG GTTATACCCCAACAGTGGCTATGGCCCGGAAAGCGACATTGGCCAGATTCCTGGAGAAGCGGTCGCACCG ATTAA
- the LOC142539752 gene encoding putative inactive receptor kinase At1g48480: MRHFDFEICASLILTAAILLTFTAADIAGERAALVAFRSAVGGRVLLWDLTRHTPCSWAGVVCNAPSNSTVVELHFPGMGLSGVIPPNTISVLTNLNTLSLRYNAMSGNLPLELFSSLTSLRNLYLQHNSFDGEIPDSLFSLTSLVRVNLADNNFSGRISPSFNKLTRLGTLYLQDNHFSGQVPDLDFPPAQFDVSNNNLTGEIPEHLSGKPRSSFLGNSLCGSPLDSCGGGKSKKNLSAGAIAGIVIGSLIGLLLMLLLLFCLCRACAGKRKKSKDEDVANVRDLEVPPAKMEGEVKNGAAGGSFAAALGAKEKGKVVVDGKKGLVFLGKTEWHFDLEDLLRASAEVLGKGTFGTAYKAVLETGLAVVVKRLRDANMGEREFRETMEEVGRMDYENLVPLRAYYYNKEEKLLVYDYLPMGSLSALLHGNKGVGRTPLNWETRAAVVLGVARGISYLHSQSPTLSHGNIKSSNILLTTLYESRVSDFCLAQLAGPTTTPNRLAGYRAPEVTDPRKVSQKADVYSFGVLLLELLTGKAPTHSLTNEEGVDLPRWVQSIVREEWTSKVFDIELLRYQNVEDDMVQLLQLAVDCTAPYPDKRPSMTEVCGKIEEICRSNVQDHSGNIVDIEEPQHYTGS; encoded by the exons ATGAGGCACTTCGATTTCGAAATCTGCGCCTCTCTCATTCTCACCGCCGCCATTCTGCTGACATTCACCGCCGCGGACATTGCCGGAGAACGGGCGGCGCTCGTCGCCTTCCGTTCCGCGGTCGGAGGACGAGTCCTCCTCTGGGATCTAACTAGGCACACTCCCTGCTCGTGGGCTGGCGTCGTGTGCAATGCGCCGTCGAATTCCACCGTCGTTGAGCTCCACTTTCCGGGAATGGGGCTCTCCGGCGTGATTCCACCCAATACGATCTCTGTTTTGACCAATCTAAATACACTCAGTCTCCGTTACAATGCGATGTCGGGGAATCTGCCGCTGGAGTTGTTCTCTTCACTGACTTCACTCCGTAATCTCTATTTGCAGCACAATTCTTTCGATGGCGAAATCCCGGATTCTTTGTTCTCCTTGACCTCTCTTGTGCGTGTAAATTTGGCGGATAACAATTTCTCTGGCCGAATTTCGCCGTCATTCAATAAATTGACCCGTTTGGGGACGCTGTACTTGCAGGACAATCACTTTTCTGGTCAAGTTCCTGATCTGGATTTTCCTCCAGCTCAGTTCGATGTTTCTAATAATAATCTTACTGGAGAGATTCCAGAACACCTTTCGGGGAAGCCCAGGAGTTCTTTTCTTGGAAATTCGCTCTGTGGCTCTCCGCTCGACTCTTGTGGAGGTGGAAAATCCAAGAAAAATCTCTCTGCAGGCGCGATTGCTGGGATTGTAATCGGTTCGCTAATCGGGTTGTTGCTGATGttattgctgttattctgctTGTGCAGAGCGTGCGCTGGAAAgagaaaaaaatcaaaagatgaaGACGTGGCTAATGTGAGAGATCTCGAAGTCCCACCGGCGAAAATGGAGGGCGAAGTTAAAAATGGGGCCGCGGGTGGCAGTTTTGCGGCGGCATTGGGGGCGAAGGAGAAAGGCAAGGTGGTTGTGGATGGCAAGAAAGGGCTAGTATTCCTGGGGAAAACGGAGTGGCACTTCGACTTGGAGGATCTTCTGAGGGCGTCGGCTGAGGTTTTGGGGAAGGGAACATTCGGAACCGCATACAAAGCTGTACTTGAAACGGGGCTGGCGGTGGTGGTGAAGCGGCTGAGGGATGCTAATATGGGAGAGAGGGAGTTTAGGGAAACGATGGAGGAAGTTGGAAGAATGGATTATGAAAATTTAGTGCCTTTAAGAGCTTATTACTATAATAAGGAGGAGAAGCTGTTAGTGTATGATTATTTGCCAATGGGGAGCTTGTCTGCTTTGTTACATG GAAACAAGGGAGTTGGCAGGACTCCCTTAAACTGGGAGACAAGGGCGGCCGTCGTCCTCGGTGTAGCACGAGGAATTTCGTACCTTCACTCACAAAGCCCCACACTCTCCCATGGAAACATCAAATCATCAAACATCCTTCTTACGACTTTGTACGAATCCCGTGTCTCCGATTTTTGCCTCGCTCAGCTTGCAGGACCTACTACCACCCCTAACCGTCTTGCTGGCTATCGTGCACCAGAGGTAACCGATCCTCGGAAAGTCTCACAAAAGGCAGATGTCTATAGTTTCGGAGTTTTACTGCTCGAGCTGCTAACGGGCAAGGCTCCGACTCATTCATTAACAAACGAGGAAGGGGTCGATCTCCCGAGATGGGTTCAGTCCATTGTTAGAGAAGAGTGGACGTCCAAAGTGTTCGATATCGAACTTCTTCGATATCAAAACGTTGAAGATGATATGGTTCAGCTCTTGCAGCTTGCAGTTGATTGCACTGCTCCATACCCGGATAAACGCCCTTCGATGACCGAGGTTTGTGGTAAAATCGAGGAGATTTGTCGTTCGAATGTACAGGATCATAGCGGCAACATTGTTGATATTGAAGAACCGCAGCACTATACTGGCTCATGA
- the LOC142538903 gene encoding plasmodesmata-located protein 7 encodes MEKTTARQILQLFKISLHVVFLFFFFIFPAHSSPDAFLYGGCSQIKYAPNSPYQSNVNSLLTSLVNSATYSSYNKYTIMGSSSQDVVYGLYQCRADLAMPDCATCVAQAATKLGPLCPQTCGGAIQLEGCFVKYDNASFIGVEDKTVAMKKCGPSDGYSAFEMSHRDAMLASLNGAGGAYRVGGSEDVEGVAQCVGDLSTGQCQDCVSEAIRRLKSECGGAVFGDMFLAKCYARYSTSGAQIYANQHHESSDHSESEKTFAIIIGLLAGVALLIIFLTFLRRLSGGKGK; translated from the exons ATGGAGAAAACTACAGCACGCCAAATTCTTCAACTCTTCAAAATTTCCCTACATGTCgtcttcctcttcttcttcttcatcttccCTGCACATTCATCTCCCGACGCGTTCCTCTACGGCGGCTGCTCGCAGATAAAATATGCACCCAACTCCCCCTACCAGTCAAATGTCAATTCACTCCTCACATCCCTCGTGAATTCAGCCACTTACTCTTCCTACAATAAGTACACAATAATGGGCTCAAGCTCACAAGACGTAGTTTACGGGCTATACCAATGCCGGGCTGATTTAGCCATGCCGGACTGCGCCACCTGTGTGGCTCAAGCCGCGACAAAGCTCGGCCCGCTATGCCCCCAGACATGCGGCGGTGCCATACAGCTGGAAGGCTGCTTCGTGAAATACGACAACGCTTCGTTCATCGGGGTGGAGGACAAGACCGTGGCGATGAAGAAATGCGGGCCGTCCGATGGTTACAGCGCATTTGAGATGAGCCACCGCGATGCCATGCTGGCGAGTTTGAATGGGGCCGGAGGCGCGTACAGGGTCGGGGGTTCCGAGGACGTCGAAGGGGTGGCGCAATGTGTGGGAGACTTAAGCACGGGGCAGTGCCAGGATTGCGTCTCTGAGGCGATACGGCGGCTGAAGTCCGAGTGCGGTGGCGCTGTGTTTGGGGATATGTTCTTGGCCAAGTGTTATGCGAGGTATTCCACCAGTGGTGCTCAAATATACGCAAATCAGCATCACG AGTCATCTGATCACAGCGAGTCGGAGAAGACATTTGCAATAATCATTGGATTATTGGCCGGAGTCGCCTTGCTCATCATCTTTCTCACCTTTCTTAGAAGGTTGTCCGGTGGAAAAG GTaaataa